From the genome of Bacteroides sp. MSB163, one region includes:
- a CDS encoding GH92 family glycosyl hydrolase: MKLSELSFWILLLFSFSACVSQQPDAETECYATKYVNPFIGTDFTGNTYPGAQAPFGMVQLSPDNGLPGWDRISGYFYPDSTIAGFSHTHLSGTGAGDLYDISFMPVTLPYKEADAPLGIHSLFSHDEETASAGYYQVRLKDYDINVELTATERCGIQCYTFPEADAAIFLNLRKAMNWDFTNDTRIEVLDSVTIQGYRFSDGWARDQHIYFRTRFSKPFASVQLDTAAVIKDGKRIGSSAIARFDFHTSAGEQILVTTAISGVSMEGAARNLAAEAPADDFDKYLAATRKNWNEQLSKVEIKSNDIDEKVKFYTALYHSMLAPTIYSDVDGAYYGPDKQVHQADGWTNYSTFSLWDTYRAAHPLYTYIEPQRVNDMVKSFLAFSEQNGRLPVWNFYGSETDMMIGYHAVPVIVDAYLKGIGDFDPKKALAACVATANIDEYRGIGLYKKYGYVPYDVTDHYNSENWSLSKTLEYAYDDYCIARMAEKLGEKQIADEFYKRSLNYKNVYNSHTTFMQPRNNKGTFIENFSPDDYTPHICESNGWQYFWSVQQDVDGLISLVGGKERFTQKLDSMFTYNPSADEDLPIFSTGMIGQYAHGNEPSHHVIYLFNAIGQPWKTQKYAAEVMHELYRNTPVGLCGNEDCGQMSAWYVFSAMGFYPVDPISGKYEIGTPMYPEMKMHLANGKTFTILAPAVSKENIYIQSVKLDGKPYDKSYITHEQIMNGSIFEFEMGNKPDKVWYEIE, from the coding sequence ATGAAACTATCAGAATTATCTTTTTGGATTTTGCTTCTTTTCTCTTTTTCAGCGTGTGTATCCCAACAACCGGATGCGGAAACTGAGTGTTATGCAACAAAGTACGTCAATCCTTTTATTGGTACCGATTTTACAGGAAATACTTATCCTGGAGCGCAGGCACCGTTCGGTATGGTGCAGTTAAGCCCCGATAATGGTCTTCCTGGCTGGGATCGCATCTCCGGTTATTTCTATCCGGACAGCACGATTGCAGGTTTCAGCCACACTCATCTTTCGGGTACGGGAGCCGGTGATTTATATGATATATCTTTTATGCCCGTGACTCTGCCTTATAAAGAAGCAGATGCGCCGTTGGGCATTCACTCTTTATTTTCCCATGATGAAGAAACAGCCAGTGCCGGATATTATCAGGTGCGGCTGAAAGATTATGATATCAACGTGGAACTGACAGCAACCGAGCGTTGTGGCATTCAGTGTTATACTTTTCCTGAAGCGGACGCAGCTATATTCCTCAATCTGCGGAAAGCTATGAACTGGGACTTTACGAATGATACCCGCATTGAAGTACTCGATTCGGTAACCATTCAAGGATACCGTTTTTCTGACGGTTGGGCACGCGACCAGCACATTTATTTCCGTACCCGTTTTTCTAAACCGTTTGCATCCGTACAGTTAGATACTGCTGCTGTCATCAAAGACGGTAAGCGTATAGGTAGCTCTGCTATTGCCCGTTTTGATTTCCACACAAGTGCAGGGGAACAGATTCTTGTCACCACAGCTATTTCGGGGGTAAGTATGGAAGGCGCAGCACGCAATCTTGCTGCTGAAGCTCCGGCGGACGATTTTGACAAGTATCTGGCTGCAACCCGTAAGAACTGGAACGAGCAACTTTCCAAAGTAGAAATCAAGAGCAATGACATTGACGAGAAAGTTAAGTTCTATACAGCCCTTTATCATTCCATGCTGGCCCCTACTATCTATAGCGATGTGGATGGTGCCTATTATGGCCCTGATAAGCAAGTGCATCAGGCAGACGGATGGACCAACTACAGTACTTTCTCATTATGGGATACCTACCGTGCCGCTCATCCCCTTTATACCTATATCGAACCACAGCGTGTAAATGATATGGTAAAATCCTTTCTAGCCTTTTCTGAACAGAACGGACGTCTCCCGGTATGGAATTTCTATGGAAGTGAAACGGATATGATGATAGGTTATCATGCAGTTCCCGTCATAGTGGATGCTTACTTGAAAGGGATTGGGGATTTTGATCCGAAGAAAGCTTTAGCCGCATGTGTAGCTACAGCCAATATTGATGAATATCGTGGAATAGGATTATATAAAAAATATGGTTATGTGCCTTATGATGTAACGGATCACTATAATTCAGAGAACTGGTCACTTTCTAAAACCCTGGAATACGCTTACGATGATTATTGCATTGCCCGTATGGCGGAGAAACTGGGCGAAAAGCAAATAGCAGATGAATTTTATAAGCGTTCTCTGAATTATAAGAATGTGTATAATTCTCATACAACCTTCATGCAACCGCGGAATAACAAAGGAACCTTCATTGAGAACTTCAGTCCGGATGATTATACTCCGCATATTTGCGAAAGTAACGGCTGGCAATATTTCTGGTCTGTACAACAAGACGTTGATGGGCTGATCAGTCTGGTTGGAGGCAAGGAACGTTTTACCCAGAAACTGGATAGTATGTTCACTTACAATCCTTCTGCGGATGAAGATCTGCCTATTTTCAGTACTGGAATGATCGGGCAGTATGCACATGGTAATGAACCGAGTCACCATGTCATTTATTTGTTTAATGCCATAGGGCAACCTTGGAAGACTCAGAAGTATGCAGCTGAGGTGATGCATGAATTATATAGGAATACACCTGTCGGTTTGTGCGGGAATGAAGACTGTGGTCAGATGTCTGCCTGGTATGTGTTCAGTGCAATGGGCTTCTATCCGGTAGACCCGATTAGCGGCAAATATGAGATAGGTACTCCCATGTATCCTGAGATGAAGATGCATCTGGCTAACGGTAAAACATTTACGATATTGGCACCGGCTGTCAGCAAAGAGAATATTTATATCCAGTCGGTAAAACTCGACGGAAAGCCTTATGATAAAAGTTATATCACGCATGAGCAAATAATGAATGGTTCTATCTTTGAATTTGAGATGGGGAATAAACCAGATAAAGTGTGGTATGAGATAGAGTGA
- a CDS encoding RNA polymerase sigma-70 factor — translation MSDNFDLTYKLLFRKYYANLLFYATRIVGDEEAEDVVQDVFVELWRRKDTITVGEQIQAFLYRAVYTRALNVLKHRDIKNTYEAVVTEINQKRIEFYQPDSNDVVKRIEDRELRKELSEAINELPDKCKTVFRLSYLHDMKNKEIADTMGISLRTVEAHMYKALKFLRERLGYLNFMLVLFLLGKV, via the coding sequence ATGAGTGATAACTTTGACCTGACTTATAAACTCCTTTTCCGTAAGTACTACGCCAATCTGCTTTTCTATGCCACGCGCATCGTGGGTGATGAAGAAGCGGAGGACGTAGTACAAGATGTATTTGTAGAATTGTGGCGGCGGAAAGATACGATAACGGTAGGAGAGCAGATACAGGCATTTCTGTATCGGGCGGTGTATACCCGTGCTTTGAATGTACTGAAGCACCGGGATATCAAGAATACTTATGAAGCTGTAGTGACGGAGATCAACCAGAAAAGAATAGAGTTTTATCAGCCGGACAGTAATGATGTCGTGAAGAGGATAGAAGACCGTGAACTCAGAAAGGAACTCTCCGAGGCTATAAATGAATTGCCGGATAAGTGTAAGACGGTCTTTAGACTCAGCTATCTGCATGATATGAAGAATAAGGAAATAGCAGATACTATGGGGATATCATTGCGGACCGTGGAGGCTCATATGTATAAAGCCTTGAAGTTTCTGCGTGAGAGGTTGGGTTACCTGAACTTTATGTTAGTCCTGTTTTTATTAGGTAAGGTATAA